Proteins encoded together in one Hymenobacter monticola window:
- a CDS encoding N(4)-(beta-N-acetylglucosaminyl)-L-asparaginase gives MASRRKFLQNSAAGLAGLAASPLAAVALPAAPVAGKPVVISTWDAGVNANKGAWKVIGPGGYALDAVEAGVMVTESEQGCCVGLGGNPDRDGIVTLDACIMDEKFNCGGVAGLERIKHPISVARRVMERTPHVLLVGEGAQQFAVAQGFPLEPQQLSADAKKAYQEWLKTSQYKPVVNVENSGRKPTGPVGGPQNHDTIAMLALDAQGRLSGSCTTSGMAFKMRGRVGDSPLIGSGLFVDPAVGAAAATGQGEDVVRIAGAHLIVELMRQGRTPQQACQEAIGRIAAIKGAKAKDIQVAFIALSKTGQTGAYALQKGFNFTVSTTDTPVLRDSEFLLK, from the coding sequence ATGGCCTCCCGCCGCAAATTCCTGCAAAACTCCGCCGCTGGCTTGGCCGGCCTGGCCGCCTCTCCCCTGGCGGCCGTGGCGCTGCCCGCCGCTCCGGTGGCCGGCAAGCCCGTCGTCATTTCTACCTGGGATGCGGGCGTGAACGCCAACAAGGGCGCCTGGAAGGTCATCGGTCCCGGGGGCTACGCCCTCGACGCCGTGGAAGCGGGCGTGATGGTAACCGAATCGGAGCAGGGCTGCTGCGTGGGCCTGGGCGGCAATCCCGACCGCGACGGCATCGTGACGCTGGACGCCTGCATCATGGACGAGAAATTCAACTGCGGCGGCGTGGCCGGCCTCGAGCGCATCAAGCACCCCATCAGCGTGGCCCGCCGCGTGATGGAGCGCACCCCGCACGTGCTGCTGGTGGGCGAAGGCGCCCAGCAGTTTGCCGTGGCCCAAGGCTTCCCGCTAGAGCCCCAGCAGCTGAGCGCCGATGCCAAGAAAGCCTACCAGGAGTGGCTGAAAACCAGTCAGTACAAGCCCGTCGTCAACGTCGAGAACAGCGGGCGCAAGCCCACCGGCCCCGTGGGCGGCCCCCAAAACCACGACACAATTGCCATGCTGGCGCTGGATGCCCAGGGTCGCCTGAGCGGCAGCTGCACCACCAGCGGCATGGCCTTCAAGATGCGCGGCCGCGTGGGCGACTCGCCCCTCATCGGCTCGGGCCTGTTCGTGGACCCGGCCGTGGGCGCCGCCGCGGCCACCGGCCAGGGCGAGGACGTGGTGCGCATTGCCGGCGCCCACCTCATTGTGGAGCTGATGCGCCAGGGCCGCACGCCGCAGCAGGCCTGCCAGGAGGCCATTGGGCGCATTGCCGCCATCAAAGGCGCCAAGGCGAAGGACATTCAAGTGGCCTTCATTGCCCTCAGCAAAACCGGTCAGACCGGAGCCTACGCTCTGCAAAAAGGCTTCAATTTTACCGTCAGCACCACCGACACGCCGGTGCTGCGCGACAGCGAGTTTCTGTTGAAATAG
- a CDS encoding phosphoglycerate kinase → MNTLDSYNFAGKHAVMRVDFNVPLDKDLQITDDTRIRMATRSVMKILNDGGSVVLLSHLGRPKGGYEKKFSLENLVARLSQEYGREVQFGGDVLGEEAAQKAAALQPGQVLLLDNVRFHKEEEGGDKDFAAKLAKLGDVYVNDAFGTAHRAHASTAVMADSFAPQDRVGGYLLQSEIDNAKKVLEEAERPFTAIMGGAKISDKILIIEKLLDKVDNLLIGGGMAYTFAVAEGGQVGSSLLEADKVDLARELIQRAKDKGVKLLLPTDSLIADKFANDAQVKVAINHDIPAGWMGLDLGPESRQAFADVIRQSKTILWNGPMGVFEMPNFAKGTEDVARAIAEATSQGAYSLIGGGDSAAAVQQLGFGEQVSYISTGGGALLEYMEGKELPGVAALG, encoded by the coding sequence ATGAACACCCTCGATTCCTACAACTTCGCCGGCAAGCACGCCGTGATGCGCGTCGATTTCAACGTGCCGCTCGACAAAGACCTGCAAATCACCGACGACACCCGCATCCGCATGGCCACCCGCTCGGTGATGAAAATCCTGAACGACGGCGGCTCGGTGGTGCTGCTCTCGCACCTGGGCCGGCCCAAGGGCGGCTACGAAAAGAAGTTTTCGCTCGAAAACCTGGTGGCGCGCCTCTCGCAGGAGTACGGCCGCGAAGTGCAGTTCGGCGGCGACGTGCTAGGGGAGGAGGCCGCCCAAAAGGCGGCGGCCCTGCAGCCCGGCCAGGTGCTGCTGCTCGACAACGTGCGCTTTCACAAGGAAGAAGAAGGCGGCGACAAGGATTTTGCCGCCAAGCTGGCCAAGCTGGGCGATGTGTACGTGAACGATGCCTTCGGCACGGCCCACCGCGCCCACGCCTCCACGGCCGTGATGGCCGACTCCTTTGCGCCCCAGGACCGGGTGGGCGGCTACCTGCTGCAGTCCGAAATCGACAACGCCAAAAAGGTGCTGGAAGAGGCCGAGCGGCCCTTCACGGCCATCATGGGCGGGGCCAAGATTTCGGACAAGATTCTCATCATCGAGAAGCTGCTCGACAAGGTGGACAACCTGCTCATCGGCGGCGGCATGGCCTACACCTTCGCGGTGGCCGAGGGCGGCCAGGTGGGCAGCTCCCTGCTCGAAGCCGACAAGGTGGACCTGGCCCGCGAGCTGATTCAGCGCGCCAAGGACAAGGGCGTGAAGCTGCTGCTGCCCACCGATTCGCTCATCGCCGACAAGTTTGCCAACGACGCGCAGGTGAAAGTGGCCATCAACCACGACATCCCCGCCGGCTGGATGGGCCTCGACCTGGGCCCGGAAAGCCGCCAGGCCTTCGCCGACGTCATCCGCCAAAGCAAAACCATCCTCTGGAACGGCCCCATGGGCGTGTTCGAGATGCCCAACTTCGCCAAAGGCACCGAGGACGTGGCCCGCGCCATTGCCGAGGCCACCAGCCAGGGTGCCTACTCGCTCATTGGTGGCGGCGACTCGGCGGCGGCCGTGCAGCAGCTGGGCTTCGGCGAGCAGGTGAGCTACATCAGCACCGGCGGCGGCGCCCTGCTCGAATACATGGAAGGGAAGGAGCTGCCCGGCGTGGCGGCGTTGGGTTAA
- a CDS encoding phage tail protein has product MEIPFTPASSELMPVAEAAGQPAAPARRGWLKGFGALLSGLFLSRAAKAAPASAKQVMGGSPYLGEIQIFPFDFAPRGWAQCNGQLLPINQNGALFSLLGTMYGGDGRTTFALPDMRGRVPVGSGTSPTSGSGYNVGLPGGREAATLVVNNLPAHNHGYQVSNATATSNAPNGTLAAVVPASVDLNGAPVNILAYAPSPSGLAEDGRAIQPAGGSQPFSVLAPYQTLNFCIALTGVFPSRS; this is encoded by the coding sequence ATGGAAATACCTTTTACTCCCGCTAGCTCCGAATTGATGCCCGTGGCCGAAGCGGCCGGGCAGCCAGCCGCACCGGCCCGGCGGGGCTGGCTCAAGGGCTTCGGCGCCCTGCTGAGCGGCCTGTTTTTGAGCCGGGCAGCCAAGGCCGCCCCGGCTTCTGCCAAGCAGGTGATGGGCGGCTCGCCCTACCTGGGCGAAATTCAAATCTTCCCTTTTGATTTTGCGCCCCGGGGCTGGGCCCAGTGCAACGGGCAGCTGCTGCCCATCAACCAGAACGGCGCCCTCTTCTCCCTGCTGGGCACGATGTACGGTGGCGATGGCCGCACTACTTTTGCTCTGCCCGATATGCGCGGCCGGGTGCCCGTGGGCTCCGGCACCAGCCCTACTTCGGGCAGCGGCTACAACGTGGGCCTGCCCGGCGGCAGGGAAGCCGCTACGTTAGTTGTTAACAATCTTCCCGCGCACAACCACGGCTACCAGGTGAGCAACGCCACGGCCACTTCCAATGCTCCCAACGGCACGCTGGCGGCCGTGGTGCCCGCCAGCGTGGACCTGAACGGCGCCCCCGTCAACATTCTGGCCTATGCGCCCAGTCCTTCGGGCCTCGCCGAAGACGGGCGGGCCATACAACCCGCCGGCGGCTCGCAGCCGTTTTCGGTGCTGGCCCCCTACCAGACGCTTAATTTCTGCATAGCCCTGACGGGCGTCTTCCCCTCGCGCAGCTAG
- a CDS encoding N-acetylglucosamine kinase, with translation MILIADGGSTTCSWALLAGGPPQYFNTEGYNPYFWDTPGIAASLARQVPADVRQAPIRSIHYYGSGVLSPAKAEVVAGALRLVWPQAGEVYVDEDLLAAARALLGRQTGFAAILGTGTNSCLYDGQRITQVFESLGYSLGDEGSGTSIGRQVLRDYLRGRLPAELAAQLRVEYQLGEVSEVLDRLYNQPSPNRFLASFARFAGQHYDEPYCQEVVTRAFEAFFEQIVTHYPDYQRHAFNCVGSVGYHFREALAAVAQRHGMAVGQILREPIDALVRYHEAAWTL, from the coding sequence ATGATACTTATTGCCGACGGTGGCTCGACCACCTGCAGCTGGGCCTTGCTGGCCGGCGGCCCACCCCAATACTTTAATACGGAAGGCTACAACCCCTATTTCTGGGACACGCCGGGCATCGCGGCCTCGCTGGCGCGCCAAGTGCCGGCCGATGTACGGCAGGCGCCCATTCGCTCCATTCATTACTACGGCTCGGGCGTGCTCTCGCCGGCCAAGGCCGAGGTGGTGGCCGGGGCGCTGCGGCTGGTGTGGCCCCAGGCCGGGGAGGTGTACGTGGACGAAGACTTGCTGGCGGCGGCCCGCGCCCTGCTGGGGCGGCAGACGGGTTTCGCGGCCATCCTGGGCACGGGCACCAACTCCTGTTTGTATGACGGCCAGCGCATTACGCAGGTATTTGAGTCGTTGGGTTACTCGCTGGGCGACGAGGGCTCGGGCACGTCCATCGGCCGGCAGGTGCTGCGCGACTACCTGCGCGGCCGGCTGCCCGCCGAACTGGCCGCGCAGCTTCGGGTCGAGTACCAACTGGGCGAAGTGAGTGAGGTGCTCGACCGGCTCTACAATCAGCCCTCGCCCAACCGGTTTCTGGCCAGCTTCGCCCGCTTTGCCGGCCAGCACTACGATGAGCCTTATTGCCAGGAAGTAGTAACGCGGGCGTTTGAAGCCTTTTTCGAGCAAATCGTGACCCACTACCCCGATTACCAGCGCCACGCCTTCAATTGCGTGGGCTCGGTGGGCTACCACTTCCGCGAGGCGCTGGCCGCCGTGGCCCAGCGCCACGGCATGGCCGTGGGCCAGATTTTGCGCGAACCCATCGACGCCCTGGTGCGCTACCACGAAGCAGCATGGACTTTGTAG